The Candidatus Pantoea soli genome window below encodes:
- the cyoB gene encoding cytochrome o ubiquinol oxidase subunit I, which translates to MFGKLTLDAVPYHEPIIMVTVAGIIIGGLALIAAITYFGKWKYLWSEWLTSIDHKKLGIMYIIMAFVMLLRGFADAVMMRTQQVLASAGEAGILPPHHYDQIFTAHGVIMIFFVAMPFVVGLMNIAVPLQIGARDVAFPFLNNLSFWFTAIGVILVNLSLGVGEFAQTGWLAYPPLSGAEYSPGVGVDYWIWSLQLSGIGTTLTGINFFVTILKMRAPGMDLFKMPVFTWAALCTNVLIIAAFPVLTVTLALLTLDRYLDFHFFTNDMGGNMMMYVNLIWVWGHPEVYILVLPVFGVFSEVTATFSKKRLFGYTSLVWATIAITVLSFIVWLHHFFTMGAGANVNAFFGIMTMIIAIPTGVKIFNWLFTMYQGRIEFNSAMLWTIGFLVTFSVGGMTGVLLAVPGADFVLHNSLFLIAHFHNVIIGGVVFGCMAGVTYWFPKAFGFTLNETWGKRAFWFWIIGFFVAFMPLYALGFMGMTRRLSQDIDPQFHSLLVVAAVGAALIACGILCQLIQFWVSVRDREQNRDLTGDPWGGRTLEWATSSPPPFYNFAVIPHIHERDAFWEMKEKGEAYKQPEKYEEIHMPKNSGAAIVIAAFMTVFGFALIWHIWWLAGLTFLGTLVTWIVKSFDEDVDYYVPVAEIEQIEKKHFDDISKAGLK; encoded by the coding sequence ATGTTCGGAAAATTAACACTGGATGCAGTGCCCTACCATGAACCCATTATCATGGTTACGGTCGCCGGTATCATCATTGGTGGTCTGGCGCTGATCGCTGCCATTACCTACTTTGGTAAGTGGAAGTATCTGTGGTCTGAATGGTTAACATCAATCGACCACAAAAAACTGGGTATCATGTACATCATCATGGCATTCGTCATGCTGCTGCGCGGCTTTGCCGATGCGGTAATGATGCGTACCCAGCAGGTTCTGGCTTCTGCCGGAGAAGCAGGCATATTGCCACCGCACCACTACGACCAGATCTTCACCGCCCACGGCGTGATTATGATCTTCTTCGTGGCGATGCCGTTCGTGGTTGGTCTGATGAACATCGCGGTGCCGCTGCAAATCGGTGCACGTGACGTTGCCTTCCCGTTCCTGAACAACCTGAGCTTCTGGTTCACTGCGATCGGTGTGATCCTGGTTAACCTGTCTCTGGGTGTGGGCGAGTTCGCGCAGACCGGCTGGCTGGCTTATCCGCCGCTTTCGGGTGCGGAGTACAGTCCTGGCGTCGGGGTCGATTACTGGATCTGGAGTCTCCAGCTCTCCGGTATTGGTACCACGCTGACCGGTATCAACTTCTTCGTGACCATTCTGAAGATGCGTGCGCCGGGCATGGACCTGTTCAAAATGCCTGTCTTCACCTGGGCTGCCCTGTGTACTAACGTCCTGATTATTGCTGCGTTCCCGGTACTGACCGTGACGCTGGCGCTGTTGACGCTTGATCGTTACCTCGACTTCCATTTCTTCACCAATGATATGGGCGGTAACATGATGATGTACGTCAACCTGATCTGGGTCTGGGGTCACCCTGAGGTGTACATTCTTGTTCTGCCGGTGTTCGGTGTCTTCTCTGAAGTTACTGCCACCTTCTCGAAAAAACGTCTGTTTGGTTACACCTCTCTGGTGTGGGCGACCATCGCCATTACCGTACTGTCGTTCATCGTCTGGCTGCACCACTTCTTCACCATGGGTGCGGGTGCCAACGTAAACGCCTTCTTCGGTATCATGACGATGATCATCGCGATTCCAACCGGCGTGAAAATCTTCAACTGGCTGTTCACCATGTATCAGGGTCGCATCGAGTTTAACTCCGCGATGCTGTGGACCATCGGCTTCCTGGTGACCTTCTCAGTAGGTGGTATGACCGGCGTTCTGCTGGCCGTACCGGGTGCGGACTTCGTGCTGCACAACAGCCTGTTCCTGATCGCGCACTTCCACAACGTTATTATCGGTGGTGTGGTGTTCGGTTGTATGGCAGGTGTGACCTACTGGTTCCCGAAAGCGTTCGGCTTCACCCTGAACGAAACCTGGGGTAAACGCGCATTCTGGTTCTGGATCATTGGCTTCTTCGTTGCCTTTATGCCGCTGTACGCACTGGGCTTCATGGGCATGACCCGTCGTCTGAGCCAGGACATCGATCCGCAGTTCCACTCCCTGCTGGTTGTTGCAGCGGTGGGTGCGGCGCTGATTGCCTGCGGTATTCTGTGCCAGCTGATCCAGTTCTGGGTATCGGTACGTGACCGTGAGCAGAACCGCGATCTGACCGGTGACCCGTGGGGCGGTCGTACGCTGGAGTGGGCAACCTCTTCACCACCACCGTTCTATAACTTTGCTGTAATCCCGCATATCCACGAGCGCGATGCGTTCTGGGAAATGAAAGAGAAAGGTGAAGCGTACAAGCAGCCAGAAAAATATGAAGAAATTCATATGCCGAAAAACAGCGGCGCGGCAATTGTGATTGCAGCCTTTATGACAGTCTTCGGTTTTGCCCTGATCTGGCACATCTGGTGGCTGGCAGGTCTGACTTTCCTCGGCACCCTGGTGACGTGGATTGTGAAGAGCTTCGACGAAGACGTGGATTACTACGTACCGGTTGCTGAAATCGAGCAGATCGAGAAGAAGCACTTTGATGACATCAGCAAAGCAGGTCTGAAATAA
- the cyoA gene encoding cytochrome o ubiquinol oxidase subunit II, translated as MRLRKYNKSLGILSLIAGAVLLSGCDSALLNPKGQIALEQRSLILTAFGLMMIVVIPAVLMAVLFAWKYRATNTNAKYSPNWSHSNKVEAVVWTIPILIILFLGVLTWKSTHALEPSKPLASDVKPVEIDVVALDWKWLFIYPEQGIATVNQIAFPANTPVNFKITSNSVMNSFFIPTLGSQIYAMAGMQTKLHLIANEPGTFDGISANFSGRGFSGMKFKAIATKDDAEFQQWVAKVKAAPNTLTTMDDFEKLAAPSENHPVEYFSTANPELFKQVIDKFMMSHGKMDMSHEGMDMNHAAAAGAEE; from the coding sequence ATGAGACTCAGGAAATACAATAAAAGTTTGGGGATTTTGTCATTAATCGCAGGCGCTGTATTACTCAGCGGCTGCGATAGTGCGTTGTTAAATCCCAAGGGACAGATTGCACTGGAGCAACGTTCGCTGATTCTGACAGCTTTCGGCTTGATGATGATCGTCGTAATTCCGGCAGTCTTGATGGCCGTGCTGTTCGCCTGGAAATATCGGGCAACCAACACGAACGCGAAGTATAGCCCTAACTGGTCACACTCTAATAAAGTGGAAGCCGTGGTCTGGACCATTCCAATCCTGATCATTCTCTTCCTCGGCGTGCTGACCTGGAAATCAACCCACGCGCTGGAGCCGAGCAAACCGCTGGCCTCGGATGTGAAACCGGTTGAGATTGATGTTGTGGCGCTGGACTGGAAATGGCTGTTCATTTACCCGGAACAGGGTATTGCTACCGTTAACCAGATTGCCTTCCCGGCAAATACTCCGGTGAACTTCAAAATCACCTCCAACTCCGTGATGAACTCCTTCTTTATTCCTACGCTCGGCAGCCAGATCTATGCCATGGCGGGCATGCAGACCAAACTGCACCTGATCGCCAATGAGCCAGGAACGTTCGACGGTATCTCAGCAAACTTCAGCGGTCGCGGTTTCTCTGGCATGAAGTTCAAAGCCATTGCCACCAAAGACGATGCGGAATTCCAGCAGTGGGTTGCCAAAGTTAAAGCGGCACCTAACACGCTGACCACCATGGATGACTTCGAAAAACTGGCTGCGCCAAGTGAGAATCACCCGGTGGAATATTTCTCAACTGCGAATCCTGAACTCTTCAAGCAGGTTATTGATAAGTTCATGATGAGCCACGGGAAAATGGACATGTCGCACGAGGGCATGGACATGAATCACGCCGCAGCTGCGGGAGCCGAGGAATAA
- the ampG gene encoding muropeptide MFS transporter AmpG yields the protein MTSHYLRIFTQRNAAVLLLLGFASGLPLALTAGTLQAWMTVENVDLKTIGFFSLVGQAYVFKFLWSPMMDRYTPPFLGRRRGWLLVTQLALIAGIVAMGFMQPARDLTLLAALAVLVAFCSASQDIVFDAWKTDILPAEERGSGAAITVLGYRLAMLISGGLALWLADRYLGWQATYWLMALLMLPGLIATLLAREPAMPAREPHSLREAVAFPLKDFFQRDNAWLLITLIVLYKLGDAFAASLTTTFLIRGVGFSAGDVGLVNKTLGLLATIIGALYGGVLMQRLSLFRALMLFGILQAVSNFAYWLLAVTPPHLWSMAGAVFIENLCGGMGTAAFVALLMTLCNKSFSATQFALLSALSAVGRVYVGPAAGWLVELWGWPAFYAFTVVAGLPGLLLLWGCRGTLQAIQQRGAFTRRTQWAGGYRWTVRLFGTGCLLLACWLVALALQAAHLWQGSLPLTQLFEAGMALALIAVALGVILDCLALRKTQRDKAQ from the coding sequence ATGACTTCTCACTATCTGCGTATATTTACCCAACGTAATGCTGCGGTATTGCTGCTGCTTGGTTTCGCTTCCGGACTGCCGCTGGCGCTGACTGCCGGTACGCTGCAGGCCTGGATGACGGTAGAGAATGTTGACCTGAAAACCATTGGATTCTTTTCCCTTGTCGGCCAGGCCTATGTGTTTAAGTTCTTATGGTCGCCGATGATGGACCGCTATACCCCGCCGTTCCTGGGGCGTCGCCGCGGCTGGCTGCTGGTGACGCAGCTGGCGCTGATAGCCGGTATTGTGGCAATGGGCTTTATGCAGCCGGCGCGCGATCTTACGCTGCTGGCGGCGCTGGCGGTGCTGGTCGCCTTTTGCTCCGCCTCGCAGGATATTGTTTTTGATGCCTGGAAGACCGACATCCTGCCCGCTGAAGAGCGCGGAAGCGGGGCGGCCATTACCGTGCTTGGCTACCGGCTGGCCATGCTGATTTCCGGCGGACTGGCGCTGTGGCTCGCAGACCGCTATCTGGGCTGGCAGGCTACTTACTGGCTGATGGCACTGCTGATGCTGCCAGGGCTGATTGCCACCCTGCTGGCACGTGAACCGGCCATGCCGGCACGCGAGCCTCACTCGCTGCGCGAGGCCGTGGCTTTTCCGCTCAAAGACTTTTTCCAGCGCGACAATGCCTGGCTGCTGATTACCCTTATCGTCCTTTATAAGCTGGGGGATGCGTTTGCTGCTTCGCTGACCACCACCTTTCTGATTCGTGGCGTTGGCTTCAGCGCCGGGGATGTCGGACTGGTTAACAAAACGCTGGGGCTGCTGGCCACGATTATCGGCGCGCTGTATGGCGGAGTCCTGATGCAGCGTCTGAGCCTGTTTCGCGCGCTGATGCTGTTTGGCATCCTGCAGGCGGTGTCGAACTTTGCTTACTGGCTGCTGGCCGTTACACCCCCTCACCTGTGGAGCATGGCGGGCGCGGTGTTTATTGAAAACCTCTGTGGCGGCATGGGCACGGCAGCGTTTGTGGCTTTACTGATGACGCTGTGCAACAAATCCTTCTCCGCTACGCAGTTTGCGCTGCTGTCTGCGCTCTCTGCCGTGGGGCGTGTCTATGTCGGTCCGGCGGCGGGCTGGCTGGTAGAATTATGGGGCTGGCCAGCTTTTTATGCCTTTACCGTGGTCGCCGGCCTTCCCGGATTGCTGCTGCTGTGGGGATGCCGTGGCACGCTGCAGGCTATTCAGCAGCGCGGCGCATTTACCCGGCGTACGCAATGGGCCGGAGGCTATCGCTGGACCGTGCGCCTGTTTGGTACCGGCTGTCTGCTGCTGGCGTGCTGGCTGGTGGCGCTGGCGCTGCAGGCCGCGCACCTCTGGCAGGGCAGCCTGCCGCTGACGCAACTGTTTGAAGCGGGCATGGCGCTGGCGTTGATCGCGGTGGCGCTGGGCGTTATTCTCGACTGCCTGGCGTTGCGGAAAACGCAGCGCGATAAAGCGCAGTAA